A portion of the Aphelocoma coerulescens isolate FSJ_1873_10779 chromosome 1, UR_Acoe_1.0, whole genome shotgun sequence genome contains these proteins:
- the LOC138112808 gene encoding uncharacterized protein, translating to MKMLGWHASITRKIVFLTVIIVTISQEIIPRGEDIWSQAFMRVTGLMGKYSDLKNLNLLTVVIHGNQVYTKQEWEKQRTWQLQGTVGEKIKIGCRMINGTTHKKATQISVSTTSTDKHREICSYASEADCWYNFTLVQTVEVVCLWGQGSNGLSFKFQINAMARPTMTYSGNQIRTQVTLLKSEPKVYEIGPYVVRNTGQQLLLFNPEWSLKRVELLMQINISEIQPACSPLIQTSLEGWTAWLQKQTPLKGRMRRDLSGMLGTGLGVINGIDSEILMNKLATATSDLTKLKQPLQSSLLALGNSQWQVSKILPDLAKISNLDHELILNTLGTAQDNVSLAFSCIQAQLWMQSTASLIIREGNEGVFPIEIREAVWNNATKLERKLQSWWTLVNFTYDPMTNIATAFVLTIRNATVYVIHPIVALGLNHKGTVFYPSEHRVWARMVREKWQTVNLESCITREQQGFICESNTLDARDICLDTEQGICHFEIHPDTSPKTVLVYVGQGCVCLRTTCTSMMIDDNVINVTARNHSNFCICNFAKIVGCDFSYLAPVVSHQLIRSNYTVYHKLLPTPIGMNLTLVKQLVKHQDLMEILKEIQRNGEKTLVTVHYDTQEISRILQRVRQDASHNWWDSLFGWSPTATGILNTLCHPIIVLLTLVSTCLALSIALLIWNYRVLKRLSVLTTLSNAHGKTLRNAYQKNSLGEEFKY from the coding sequence atgaaaatgttagggtGGCACGCAAGTATAACCCggaaaattgtttttctcacaGTTATAATTGTAACCATCAGCCAGGAAATTATTCCTAGGGGAGAAGACATATGGTCTCAAGCCTTTATGCGGGTTACTGGActcatggggaaatattctgatttaaaaaatttaaacctgTTGACTGTAGTCATACACGGAAACCAAGTGTATACAAAGCAAgagtgggaaaaacaaagaacttggcagctccaggggactgtaggagaaaaaatcaAGATTGGATGCCGAATGATTAACGGGACTACTCACaaaaaagcaacccaaatcAGTGTCTCAACTACTTCTACAGACAAACACCGTGAAATCTGTAGTTACGCAAGTGAAGCAGACTGttggtataattttacattagtacAGACTGTGGAAGTGGTTTGTCTTTGGGGCCAAGGCAGTAATGGactctcattcaaattccagataaatgccATGGCTAGGCCCACTATGACCTACTCTGGCAATCAGATCCGAACCCAGGTCACACTACTTAAATCTGAGCCAAAGGTTTATGAGATTGGCCCTTATGTAGTGAGGAACACAGGCCAACAATTACTGCTGTTTAACCCAGAATGGTCTCTTAAGCGTGTAGaactactaatgcaaattaacatttctgaaatccaaccagcctgctcccctttaattcaaacatcccttgaagggtggacagcctggctgcagaagcAAACCCCCCTCAAGGGCAGAATGCGGAGAGACCTGAGTGGCATGCTAGGAACAGGGCTGGGAGTTATAAATGGAAttgattcagagatactgatgaataAACTGGCCACGGCAACCAGTgacctgaccaaattaaaacagcccctacaatcttccctattagcattaggaaacagccagtggcaagtctcaaaaatactcccagaccTTGCAAAAATCAGCAACCTGGATCACGaactgatattaaacacacttggcacagctcaggacaATGTCTCATTAGCCTTTAGCTGCATACAAgctcaattatggatgcagtccaCAGCTTCCTTAATCATAAGAGAGGGTAATGAAGGTGTATTTCCTATTGAGATCCGAGAGGCTGTTTGGAACAATGCtactaaattagaaagaaagctccaatcctggtggaccttGGTAAATTTCACCTATGACCCAATGACTAACATAGCTACTGCCTTTGTGCTTACGATACGGAATGCcacagtttatgtaattcatcctATTGTCGCATTGGGATTAAACCATAAAGGGACAGTTTTCTACCCCTCTGAACATAGAGTATGGGCTCGGATGGTaagagaaaaatggcaaacagTGAATTTAGAATCTTGTATTACACGGgaacaacaaggatttatctgtgaaagtaatacacTTGATGCCAGAGACATATGTCTTGATACAGAACAAGGCATATGTCACTTTGAGATCCACCCAGACACTTCACCGAAAACTGTACTCGTATATGTTGGgcaaggctgtgtgtgcttaagaaCTACCTGCACTTCAATGATGATAGATGACAATGTTATAAATGTAACTGCCAGGAatcactctaatttttgtatttgtaattttgccAAGATTGTTGGGTGTGACTTTTCGTATTTAGCACCAGTCGTATCTCATCAATTAATAAGGTCTAACTATACCGTTTACCATAAATTGCTACCCACACCTATTGGGATGAACCTAacattagtaaagcaattaGTAAAGCATCAAGACCTCATggaaattttgaaagaaatccaaagaaacggggaaaagaccttagtcactgtccattatgacacacaagaaatcagcagaattttgcaaAGAGTGAGACAAGACGCAAGTCATAACTGGTGGGACTCACTTTTCGGGTGGTCACCTACCGCAACTGGTATCCTAAATACGTTATGTCACCCCATCATTGTCTTATTAACCTTGGTTAGCACCTGTCTTGCGCTGTCTATCGCGTTACTTATTTGGAACTATAGAGTACTAAAAAGACTATCAGTCCTAACTACTTTGTCAAACGCACACGGGAAAACATTAAGAAATGCCTACCAAAAAAATTCATTAGGAGAAGAATTTAagtattag